In Xyrauchen texanus isolate HMW12.3.18 chromosome 32, RBS_HiC_50CHRs, whole genome shotgun sequence, the following proteins share a genomic window:
- the LOC127626019 gene encoding LOW QUALITY PROTEIN: kelch-like protein 26 (The sequence of the model RefSeq protein was modified relative to this genomic sequence to represent the inferred CDS: inserted 1 base in 1 codon) encodes MAESDVVEFSANRAQSSMANNKNRTLCCTFSAASHSNTVLRGLSALRAQGQLLDVVLAIDNERFEVHKAVLASCSDYFRAMFTGGMKESNQNTVELQGLSARGLKHIIDFAYSSEVTLDLDCIQDVLGAAVFLQMVPVVELCEEFLKSAMSVETCLNIGQMATTFSLSSLKQSVDAFTFRHFLQIAQEDDFLHIPMERLVFFLQSNKLKNCSEIDLFHASIRWLQYDESRRPVASEVLRYVRFPLMRSSELVDSVQTVNIMVEDVQCRQFLLEAFNYQILPFRQHEMQSPRTAIRSDVTSLITFGGTPYTDNDRTVSSKVCYLPDITARQFKELTEMEVGCSHACVSVFDNFVYVVGGQHLQYRSGEGAVDVCFRYDPHLNLWLRIQPMQESRIQFQLNVLHGQLYATGGRNRSGSLSSVECYCPXKNEWTYVDSLKRRIWGHAGATCGKKLYISGGYGASVEDKKTLHCYDPASDQWDFKCPMNEPRVLHAMVSVNNRIYALGGRMDHVDRCFDVLAVEYYIPETDQWTTVSSMRAGQSEAGCCLLDKKIYIVGGYNWHLNNVTSIVQVYNTETDEWERDLHFPESFAGIACTPIILPQTTTLR; translated from the exons ATGGCGGAGTCGGATGTTGTGGAGTTTTCTGCGAATCGAGCTCAAAGCAG cATGGCTAACAACAAGAACAGAACACTCTGTTGTACTTTTTCGGCTGCCAGCCACAGTAACACTGTCCTGAGGGGGTTGTCTGCCTTGCGTGCACAAGGTCAGTTGCTGGATGTGGTTTTGGCCATTGACAACGAACGCTTCGAGGTTCACAAAGCGGTGTTGGCCTCCTGCAGTGACTACTTCAG AGCCATGTTCACTGGAGGAATGAAGGAGTCAAACCAGAACACCGTAGAGCTACAAGGTCTTTCAGCCAGAGGACTGAAGCACATTATTGATTTTGCCTACAGTTCTGAAGTCACTCTGGACCTGGACTGTATTCAGGATGTTCTCGGAGCAGCTGTGTTCCTGCAGATGGTGCCTGTGGTGGAGCTTTGCGAGGAGTTCCTCAAATCAGCCATGAGTGTAGAGACCTGTCTGAACATTGGCCAGATGGCTACCACTTTCAGCCTCTCCTCCCTTAAACAATCAGTCGATGCATTCACTTTCCgtcattttctgcaaatcgcTCAGGAAGACGACTTCCTTCACATTCCAATGGAACGACTGGTTTTCTTCCTACAGAGCAACAAGTTGAAAAACTGCAGTGAGATCGACTTGTTCCATGCATCAATCCGCTGGCTGCAGTATGATGAATCCAGACGTCCTGTTGCCAGTGAAGTGCTCCGATATGTGCGCTTCCCACTAATGCGGTCATCTGAGCTGGTGGACAGTGTCCAGACTGTCAACATCATGGTGGAGGATGTGCAGTGTCGACAGTTCCTCCTAGAGGCCTTCAATTATCAGATCCTTCCTTTCCGACAGCACGAAATGCAGTCGCCAAGAACTGCCATTCGTTCAGATGTCACATCATTGATAACTTTTGGTGGAACACCTTACACTGATAATGATCGCACTGTTAGCAGCAAAGTTTGCTATCTGCCTGACATCACAGCACGACAGTTTAAAGAGTTGACGGAGATGGAGGTGGGATGCAGCCATGCATGCGTGTCAGTTTTTGACAATTTTGTGTACGTGGTCGGTGGGCAGCATCTGCAGTACCGCAGTGGAGAGGGTGCAGTTGATGTCTGCTTCCGCTATGACCCTCATCTCAACCTTTGGCTTCGAATCCAACCCATGCAGGAGAGTCGCATTCAGTTTCAACTCAACGTTCTCCACGGACAACTTTATGCTACAGGGGGGCGCAACAGGTCTGGCAGCTTGTCTTCTGTAGAATGCTACTGCC CAAAAAATGAGTGGACCTACGTGGATTCTCTGAAAAGGAGAATCTGGGGTCATGCCGGAGCAACGTGTGGGAAGAAACTCTACATATCTGGTGGTTATGGAGCGTCCGTAGAGGATAAGAAGACTCTGCACTGCTATGATCCAGCCTCCGATCAGTGGGACTTTAAGTGCCCCATGAACGAACCACGAGTCCTTCATGCAATGGTCAGTGTGAATAACCGTATTTATGCCCTTGGTGGCAGAATGGACCATGTCGACCGCTGCTTCGATGTTCTGGCTGTAGAGTATTACATTCCAGAGACTGATCAATGGACAACAGTCAGTTCAATGCGTGCTGGTCAGTCTGAAGCTGGCTGCTGCTTACTGGATAAAAAGATCTATATAGTTGGAGGATACAACTGGCACCTCAATAATGTTACCAGTATTGTGCAGGTTTATAACACAGAAACAGATGAGTGGGAAAGAGATCTTCATTTTCCAGAATCTTTTGCCGGAATTGCTTGTACACCTATCATACTTCCCCAAACCACCACCCTACGCTGA